The window ATCTGCCGAATGTCTCGACGGTCAACTTGGTGAAAGAGAAGGAGAACGACCAGAACCGGGTCGTCTTCTCGACCTATCCCACGATGATGAACTGCATTGACGATGCCCGCAAGGATGGGAAGAAGCGTTTCGGCGTGGGGCATTTCGACCTGATCATCATCGACGAAGCACACCGCAGCGTCTATCAGAAATACGGCGCGATCTTTGAGTATTTCGATGCGCTGCTGCTGGGGCTGACGGCAACCCCCAAGTCGGAAGTCGACCGCAATACGTACGATCTGTTTGAACTGGAGGACCATGTCCCGACGTTCGCCTACGAGCTGGAGCAGGCGGTCGGGGACGAGTACCTGGTGCCCCCCAAGGCGGTCTCGGTGCCGCTCAAGTTTCTGCGCGAGGGGATCAAGTACGACGACCTGAGCGACGAAGAGAAGCAAGCCTACGAAGAGAAGTTCTACGACGAGGACGCCGGCGAACTGCCCGACCAGATCAATTCGGCCGCGCTGAACAAGTGGCTGTTCAACAAGGACACCGTCAATAAGGTACTGAAACACCTGATGGAAAGCGGGCTGAAGGTCGAAGGGGGAGACCGGATCGGCAAGTCCATTATCTTCGCCAAGAACCACAAGCACGCCGAGTTCATCGTCGAGCAGTTCGACGCCAACTACCCCAAGCTGGCCGGCAAGCACTGCCGCCTGATCGACAATCAGGTGAGCTACGCCCAGAGCCTGATCGATGATTTTTACATTCCCAACAAGCCGCCGTACATTGCGGTCTCGGTCGATATGCTCGATACCGGGATCGACGTGCCGGAAGTGGTGAACCTGGTGTTCTTCAAAATGGTGCGATCGAAAACCAAGTTTTGGCAGATGGTGGGTCGCGGTACGCGGCTTTGCCCTGACCTGTTCGGCCCGAACATGGACAAGGAGTTTTTCTACATCTTCGACTACTGCCAGAATCTGGAGTTCTTCGGCGAACGGCCCGACGGCGTCGAGGCCACCGTGCAGGAGTCCATCAAAACTAAGAACTTCAAACGCCGGCTACACATCATCGAACACCTGCAAGAGCAAGCCAAAGCAGACCTGCCGCCTGAACTGGCCGCACTTGAGGACGCATACCAAGGCCAACTGCAGGACGTGGTAAAGCGGATGGACGTGAACAATTTTATTGTGCGTCCGAAGCGCGAGTACGTGGAACGTTACCGTGATAAGGAAAGTTGGAAGGGATTGTCGAAGACCGATGTGGTCGACATCGAAGCGAACCTGGCCCCGTTGCCCTACGACGATGACGACGAAGAGTTTGCCCGCCGTTTCGACCTGCTGGTGCTGAACATGGAACTGGCCATTTTAGAAAGTGACCCGAAGCTGACCCGCTACCAGGAACGGATCCGCGAACTGGCCAGCGGCCTGGAAGAAAAGAAAAGCATCCCGGTCGTCAGCGCCCAGATGGAACTGATCCTGGAAGTGCAAACCGACGAGTTCTGGGAATACGTCACCCTGCCGCAACTGGAAAAGGTGCGGAAGTGCCTGCGAGACCTGATCAAGTTCGTCGACAAAAAGGGAGGCCAGGAGAACGTCTTTACGAACTTCGAAGACGACCTGGGCGAAGGCACCGAAATCGACGACCTGGTGCAAAAAGACACCAACCTGAAAAACTACCGCCTGAAGGTCGAACGCTTCATCCGCGACCACGAAACACACATCACGATCCACAAGCTGAAAACGAACAAACCAATCACCGAAGCGGACATCGCCGCCCTGGAAAGCATCCTCTTCTCCGACGAAGGCCCGGGCTCGAAGGAAGACTACCTGGAAACCTACGGCACCGACCAACCCCTGGGCAAGCTGGTGAGGCAAATCGTCGGCCTCGACCAAAACGCCGCCAAAGAAGCGTTCAACGAGTTCCTCTCCAGCTCGACCTTCACCGCCGACCAGATCACCTTCATCAACCAAATCGTCGAACACCTGGTACATAACGGGATGATGGAGCCGAAGGAACTGTTCGAGTCGCCGTTTTCAGATCTGCATGGTCAGGGCGTGATCGGGATGTTTCAGGATGATGCGAAGAAGGTGGTTTCTGTTTTGGAAGCGATTAACGGGAACGCGGTTGTGGCTTAGTGGCGATGATATCTTATCGACTGTACTGTTCGATAATTTGTCTCGACTACCTAGCAAGACAAAAGCTGGCCATGATGGCCCGCATGTTCATCGCTGTGGGGCGGCGAAGAGTGTGGAATTTGTATGGGCATGGATGGTATTGATTACAAAGCTTCCGGAAGGGTTTACCGTTTTTCGGATTTTTGAAGATCCTCGTTCTGACGGCGGCAACCAGCAGCACTCGCTGTTTGACATTCTCTTCATCACGCTGTGGGCGACATGTGGCCCTGGTCAAGGACTTGGAAGTTGGCAACTGCAAGATTTGCTTCCGAGTTCGCAGCACCGAAGACACCGGCAACCACCGCCGAATGTTGCATTTTCTTCGGGTATAAAGACGCATCGCGCTTCTACTACTGTCACCTGGGTGCGAAGCCTGACCCGCACCGTGGCCAGATTATGATCGTCAACGATGCTCCCCGATTAGAACCTAACGAAGAATGAGAAGCTGACCCCTTGGGACGATCAATGGCATCACGTCCTAGCAGCCTGTTGAATTTCTCAGATCGGCTACGTTATTGAGATTGAGCCGATTGCTGCGTTGTGAATTCCTCAATATATCTAATGGATATGCCTGCGGATTCACGCCTTGCACTCGACTCAATCTCAATAACTCGCTCACGAAGCAGAAATTCAACAGGCTGCTAGTACGTCGCAATGTCGATACGGTACGGATCGATGTCTTCTTCGACGACATGTCTATGCCTCACATGAGCGTAACCGACAGACGTTTGGCGCCGGGTGAGTTGGCATTGCTTCGTTCCACGATCTCAATTCCTTCTATGAGTTGACGGTATCCACCCTCTGAGGAAGTCTTGCGTGCTGTCGAATGGCAGGTGAACCGTATCCAACGGTTTGCGATTGTTCTTCCGCGACGCGGAGGTATTCACCCGGTCGAGATCGAAGAGGTGAGAGACGAGGATGTTCATAGCTGATGCCATCAGCTTACAACCTAATGTCGAGTCAGGTCATTCGCCGTTTTTGGCGTGAGCTCGTTGGTTAGTTCTTGAGAGGATCTCCGTAAGTCCGGTACTTTGGTTTGGCTGGCCACTTGGTTCCGTCACTGAATTCGGCGGAGTATGCTTTCCCGGCCAGCTTGGCCTTTTCAGGGGGAACATGCTGAAGGTCTCGTTCGCTGACATAGGAGCCATGGGCGGGGACCAACGCTTTATAGTTGAGCTTGTTGTCCAGCGAAGACATATAAAAGTGACCGGTGTCGAGAATTGAGTTTACCTGGTTCAGATCCCCATCAGGGCCTTTAACGCCGACGTTAATCATGACCTCCCACAGGTCTTTATTGGAATGGTTCGTGATTTTCAAGCGAACCTTGTTTCGCGAATCGTCGGTAAAGCCGAGCACTTCGACCGAGATTGGTTCCTTATGCTCTCCGTACTCAAGCGGTTCGACCGCGGATGGTTGCTTTTCGTGTTCGGAAAGAGGGATGTGCGTGAACCGATGCTGGTACTTGATCTCTTGCACTTCTGTGATCGGAACGATTGCCACAAGGGCTGGTTTGCCATGCAACGGGATGAAATTGCCAAAACCAGAAAAAAAGCCCTGATAGATGGCATCGTCGGGGCTGATGAGTTCTCCCTGGGCGTCAAACGCGAATACGCGATACTGCCGGCAAAAGTCGTGAAAGGGAGGCGTGGGTGGTTTCTTACATCGAATATAGAAACCAAGTCTCTCCGTAGAGAGTTCGATAATCTGCACTTCGTAGTCCCCTTCGCGAATCGATTTTCCGACCGTGGGATTTTCGATCCAGATAGGCTTCCAGGCTTGGGGTAACAGAAGCGTGAACTCGCCAGTCAGTTCCTCTAGTTCGTTCGCGTTTTGCAGCAGTCCCTTGAGAAGCAGATTTCGGCTCTCACTGAGCAGAATGCTCTTGGTCGGGCTCCAACCACTGGTCCTGCTCGACTCCTTGACGGATCTGCCGGGGTTGCCGCGCAGTGTGACCAATTCCCAAGGGAGTTCGTAGAAGTCCTTACCATCGTGACGCACGACTTTCCCCGGCAGCGGCAACCGCAAGAAACTAACGGACACCTTACCAGTCGCGTTCGGTACGTTTTGAAGTACGTCGGTGAGCTGAACTCGCAGGGGACCGGCAAAGGTGACGGACGGATATTCGTGTGCCAATCCGTCGACGACCGGGTACTTGCCCGGCGAGAGTGCAATAGTCGCATCCAAATTCTTATCGATATGATTCAGAACCTGGCGGTCGAAGTCCGTTCGCTTTTCCAAGGGCTTATTATTGACACGATTGAGCCAGTTTGTCATGGAGGGATTGTCCGGGTCGTAGCGGTAATAGCTGGGATGGTACCCAGCTTGGCGACAGGCCCGTTCGATGGCCTCGAGATGGGAGACTTTTTTCAGATCGAGCGAAATCTTCTGTTCTAGGGCATGATGCGGCGCGACCTCTGCTCTTAGCCCTGGGAAAGAAGCAATGAGTTGCTGTAGCACCTCGCCCAGCGGGACCTGATCGAACTTCGCGTCGATCTGCCACTGCTGCTCGAATTCCTCGACCGACATCTTGGGAATAGGCAACTCGGGGTATTCCCCCTGCCAACCTTGCGTCGATTCTTTCTCGGCTGCGGGAGTATCTTCTTGAGCAAAAGATGTGGCTTCGGCGGCAAGCCAAAACGTCACCCAACTAAGAAGGCAAAAAGCGTAACGCAGGGCAACATAAGACATGGGGATAACTCCCAAGGAATCATTGGCGGCAAAATGTGTAAACCGAATACTACCAAACCGGAGAAGGCACCGCGAGAACCGTTCCCAGCGACTCTGATAAGATCATCCGATCCGAGCCGATGTCTGCGGCGAGCTTGTGGGCGACGGTTTCCAAGAAGCGATCGCGGAAACCGAATAGCGGACGGAGCCTTAGGTTGGTTCGCCCTGTCTGTCGCCTGACACGATTTATCAGCGTAGTGGTCAACCTGACCGTAATGGAATCAAACGACTGTTCTGTGCGGACACCTGTGGCAACACGTGCTGGGCATAAAACGAACTGGCCGGCCGTCCACCGGCTTCTCTGGTTTCGCACGTCTTCCAGCCACCACGACAAGTTCTTTGGAGTCGACAACAAGAGTGTTATCTGATGAAAGTCATGGGCATGCGGCTCTCCTGCGGCTGTGAGAGTGGCCTGGGAAGAGATCGCATGCACACTGGTGGCTGGTCGGTTCATGTCGGAGGGCATCCGCACCAGTTTTAATCGATCACTCATTCGATGTTCCCTCGTTCGTCGCAGCGGAATTGAGTCGGAGCCAGGCAGTAGAAGATTGGATCGCCTACTCGGAATCCGCACTCGAAAGAAAGTCGGCGGCGCTGACGTTCCAAGGTGGGAACGGATCAGGATAGCTTTGCCACGCCTCGATTCCCAAGGCCAGCTCCTCATCGGTTAAGAGGCACGCTTGTAGCGAGTCGAGAAGACCTGATAGGACGGTCACCGGTAGTCGATGGGGGTTGGATTCCTGGGAGGAAGTTGGAGTTGTCCGTGGATCTGTCATGGCGAGGTCCTTAGTTAAGAATTTCCTCGTTCTCGGCGATTTGCGAGGAAAGCTCTCGCCACGAAGAGGCGAAGTGCTCAGCCGGTATCACGTTTCGTTTGCGGGTGTCCCACGGAATCAGCGTCATTTCTCGGTAGGGCAAACCCAAACGAGAAAGCACCTCCATCTCATAATCGGCGATCCAATCAATAAGACAGCGCGTTAGCATGGTGTAGCTTTCGCGATTTGTTTCGGTGATCGGTTGTGATTCTGGCAAGTCGGAATCGGACCAAGGGGGATGTTCTAATTTCGATTGCGACAAGTAACGAGGCTCGAACTTGTTACGCGAAAGAAAAACGCCTCCTAGCTTGCGATCTCCAAAGTAGGCACCGAATCCACGAAGAACAACGCAACGTCCGCCTGAGAGTGACAACTGGTAGACGCTGCTGGAACAATCCTTGCGATCGGCGGGCGGCTTTAACTTTTCAAAGCCTAATTCTTGCAGCCAGTTTCCCTCAGGGCGGAGAACATCCCGTCCCCAACACCAGCACTGCTGATTGAAGAGATCAGTCGCGTGTCTGCGAATTTGTTCTACGTTGCGAGACCGCACTTCATCTGCCGGACTTGTCAACATACTTGTTCTACCTTTGTCGATCACAGAAGCCATAATGTCCCCCAGGCGAGTATCAAGGAAAACACCAACGCGAACGCTGCTTGTCGAAACAGAAGCACAGCGGTTCTTTGCCAATTGGTCTCTCTGGCAATGGTCAAAGCAGTCACGAGACAGGGAAAAAGAACGCCAGCCAGATAAACTGCCGTGAGAGTCTGGGCAGCTGTCATGGGCGTGGTGAATCCTTGGTCTCCCGCGAATAGGAATATTCCATCTTTTCGAATCGAGGCCAGCATCAAAGGTAGTGACGCTTCCACGGGCAGATTGAAGATTGCCATCATGGGGCCAATGCCGCTGGACATCACATTAAGGACGCCTGCGTAGGCCAACAGCGAGGCAATGATGCAGATCGCTACAAATATTGGCATCGCTTGCAGGAAAAATTGCTGGATTGTCGTGCGTGATTCACGCCATAAGCTACGAGCACTTGGCCATTGCATGAACGGTCGTCGGGGAGTCATCAAGATATTTAACGCATCTCGGCCGGAACGGGGTGATGAGAGTCGCAAATAGACGAGCGTTGTTAGAAAGAGATATGAGAGGTAAATCAGGTTTAACACGATTGGGCTTCGTCCAAGCTGGATCGACACGGACGAGAGAACTGCCATGGTGGCAGGTAGTTGGTAGCTGCAGGCCGCTCCGAAGGCGATGGCTGCAATCGCCGAATCGCGTGAACAGCCGGAACAGGCACGCGTGCTGACGACGGCTGGCACGTTGCAGCCGAAACCCATCAAGATTCGCACGATATCTCTGCCGCTCAGACCGACATGCCGGACGTACGGATGAAGAGCGATGTTGATTCGTTCCACGAGTCCACTCGATTTGTAGACGCCAAGAATAACTGAGAAGAGAATCACCGTTGGCAAGGCCCAAACCAAGAGGAATGGTCCCATGTCGAGTAGTCCGTAACCAAATCCTTCGGTCCTGTTCGTGAGAAGAATGCGGATCGAGTTTGGCCAAGTGGACTGAATGTGGGCAACAACCGGATCGAGCCATCCCTCGACGACGGGATGTAAAACGTTGGCTAGTTCATTCGCACCGAAAATGGTTGCCAATGCCGGCAGAATCAATAACGCCGCCGCCAAAATAGGCCCGAGAACGCGATGCTCTAAGATCCCCGGTCTGGGTTCGATCCGCCAGCCGGCGTGGAACCTTAAGTTGCTGACGGTGAACTCGCTAGGCGTGAGCAGCGCTTCGCTAATCTGGTGTACTTGATGTTGGTTCAGGCAGCGACCATCGACGGTGATAAAGGGAATACCCGCTTCATGCGATAGCCGCTCGATCGCTTCCAGCGCGGCTTCGCCAGGTTGTATGCGGTCCCAATTTGAAACGACAACGACTCCCTGTTTTCCTGCGACCAACGGCAGGAGTTCCGCCAAGTCCTCGTCGAGCTGGGTCGCCTGGGCGACTAGCAGAATGGTTTCGTGTTTGCCAAGGGCAGCCAATGCTCGGCGAGTGGTTTCCGTATCCGACTGGCGGAATATCCCAGGCGTATCCACAAACACGAAGCGATCGGTCTGATACCGTTCCACGGCAACCGTCGAGCCCCGAAAATTAGCGACGCCAGTGGGCATTCCCGCTAGCGAAGAGATCAAAGTCGACTTGCCGGCACTCTCTTTCCCGACGACCAGTACACTCTGGCAGGCAGCTTCAGTTAACGTGGACATCGATGATCGGCTTTTCCGGTACTAACAAACACACTCTTCACCACAACACGAGAGATCGTCGAGATACATCCCCCATTGGCGATACATTTCCAGTTGCTCGGCCGGTAGTCCGAGACGGTCCGCGATGGCCTTGGCGACGACGGCAAAACGTTGCCGATATTTGTAGATAAAGCAAAACACGTGCTTGTCATGACGGACCATCGGGCCAGCTAGAAATAAGCCGGAAGTGATTGTCGATTCGTCATGTTCGGTGAGGAGGGGAAAACCATCTTCCTCGCGCGATTCAAATAAGTCGGCAATCAAACGAACGCTGCCGCGAAACCCGGTGGCTAATATGGGAGGAGCTTTCGACGTGAATGTCTCTCCATTGGCGCACAGAACGCGATAGTCAGCAGAGTCTTTCTGCACTTCAAACACGTCCATTTCGCTGACCAGCGAAACCCGATCGGACACCTCCTTACGTCGGAGTCGCTGCGCCGTGTACGTCGAAAGGGTTGTGCTGGGATCGCTTTCATCGCGTTTCCATGGGGCAACCTCCGAGCGATCCAGGACGGTAACCTTCTTGCCGGCCATGGCCAAATGGACTGCTGCATCAATCCCGCTTTCATAGCCACCGATCACAATGCAATCATCGGCGTTGATTTCCTTCCAGGAACGGACCAGCGAATTGTGAAGGCAATGCTCGCTTCCCGGAAACGGACGATCCTGCGGGTATTGAAATTCTCCTGCCGCCCAAACGACAAAACGTGCTCCGATGTTCCCTTCGTTCGTCTCGATGACAAAACGATCTTGTTGGGAAACAACCTTGTTCACCTCGGTGCCTATTTGCACGGGGAGTTTAAAGAACGCCGCAACGCTCTGCAGGAACGCTGCATACTGTCGGCCTGTCGGATGCTCTTCCTGCAGGCTATACGCGGGAGACGTCCCAATCGCGACCGCGTTGATGTCGAGCATCCCGATGGAGTTCGTAGAAAACGATGGGGTAATGAACCGCATTTCCTTGGGCCAACGAGCGAAGGAGGCGCCGATTTCGTGGCGGTCGAGAATCAGGAAGTTCTCGATGCCGGCATGCATCAGCGCCACGCCGATTCCTATTCCTGCAGCTCCTGCCCCGACGACGACGACTTCGAATTCATCGTGGGTGGAATCTTCGTTCGACGTTGAGCCCATTAAGAGTTGACCTCCTCCGAATCATCCGATTCCACCTCGATCACCGGTAAGGGATCGGGAAGTTTGGCCCAGCAATCAGGCCCGGCCATGAACTCGAGATCGGAGAGCAGGCAAGCGTTGAGACGCTGCTCTACTAGATCGCGGTCAAGCTCGATACCGATGAAAACGATCTCCTGACGCCGATCGCCATAGGTTCCATCGAACTGACTAAGCAACTGGGCACGTTCTTCCTCTTCGTCTGGCCAATAGTCATCACTCGCAGCGTCCCACCAGATGCCGGCGGGATTGAGTTGGATCGAAACGCCGGCCTGGGACCAGTGGTAGGCGTAGTCATTTCTGGTCGCAATCCAGGCAAACCCTTTGCTGCGAAGGACACCGCACAGGATGCCATCCTCGCGATTGAGCATGTCCCACAGACGTTCTGGATGAAACGGACGACGCGAACGATAGACGAAGCTGCCGATGTTGTATTCTTCGGTCTCTTTCGATTCTTCTCCCCGTGGTACTGTCAGCCAATCGGCGTGCTGCTCGGCTTCTTGAATGTTGAACAGGCCTGAACCCAGGATCCGTGAGAGAGGGACTTGTCCATGTTCAGTCGCTAAAATCTGAGCGGTGGGGTTCAGGCGTGTGAGTATCGATTGCAACAGGGACAATTGATCCGCATCGACTCGGTCGGCTTTGTTGATCAAAATCACATTGGCAAATTCGACCTGATCAACCAACAGGTCGACCACGTTCCGAGTATCTTCCTCGCTCAGCCCGATCTTTCGATCCACGAGATCATCCCACGAACCGAAATCGACCAGAAAGTTCTCGGCATCGACAACCGTCACCATCGTGTCTAACGCCGCTAAGTCCGATAGGCTCTGGCCTTCCTCGTCGACAAACGTGAACGTTTCGGCGACAGGCAGTGGTTCGCTGATGCCGGTGCTTTCAATCAGCAGGTAATCGAACATTCCCTCGTGCGCCAGTCGAGACACTTCGACAAGTAAGTCCTCGCGAAGTGTGCAGCAAATGCAACCGTTGGTCATCTCAACCAGACGCTCTTCCGTTCGACTCAGTTCAGCATTGCCGCCACGCACAAACGCGGCGTCAATGTTCACCTCGCTCATGTCATTGACGATCACGGCGACACGTAGTCCTTCGCGATTGGCCAAGACATGATTTAGTACGGTCGTTTTCCCTGCCCCAAGAAATCCTGAGAGGACGGTCACTGGAAGTTGTGGTATTGGCTTGTTGGAGATCATGAGTTTTCTTCTAGCAATAGATCAGTACGAATTCGACTCGCGAACATCACTTGTGAAATTACCTAGAGTTCTGAAACGCGAGCTTAGTGCGATTAGAGTCGACGCGGCGTCGTTCTATTTCCTCGTAGAGCTTCTTTTCAATTTCAGTTCGCTTCTCTGGAAACAATTCACAAAGTGCCTCAGCCAGAGTAAACAAGTCCGCTTCGGAGGCTTCTCCGGGAATCTTGACCAACGGAACTCCATAAGACGAAAGTCGCTCGCGCCACAAGGAGTCATCCGGGACACTCTCCCCAGTCTGATACAGATAGATGCTGCACGAACGCAAGCGAACCGCCCTTTCGTTCACCGCTTGATAAGATGGCAACTCCCCAGCTTGGAGCCAGAGGACGGCATCCTGGGGATGCAACAGCGTGTCGCTCGTCTCCGTATCTTCAAGCAAGCTGGCAATGGTTGTCGCCAAACGCGAATGGTGAACGCCAATGCGATGCTGCGTTCCTGATGCAACTTGAGCTTCGACCTCTGAAACGGCGTAACAAGAAAGCAGGCAGAACACCGACACAACGGTGCAAGTGCGAATCATGTTCCTACTCCAAGAAAGGCTCGGCTACATCCGTGCATACGCAACAAATCTGTACATGCATATCCGTTGCATGTGGACCACGTAGGTGGATTCTAGTGGTCATGCAATCGAGTTGCAAGTAGCTGTGTGTGGCAGAAGTGCCTTATTCAGAAAATTGTTGGTTCGCCGCTGATTGTGGCCGATTGCTTCGCCAAGCAATGAAATAAACAGAGCCCGACCAAGTCCTAGAAGCTCCTTCTTCCGCAACCGCTTCACGGATTCCCTCGACCGTGTCCCCGATGCGGGAACGGACCGTTAGCAAACGCTGGGGATGGGGGACGAAGAGCTCAGTGACGCGCCTGAGAGAGTTGTCACCGGTGGGGTCATGTTCCGAGCGGGAGACAACCACGTCGCCGACGCGGATCTCCTCGATATGCTTCAAGCCATCGGCCGAGTGTACCTTCGTGCCGGCAACAAAGCACAATTGCTACTTAGTCATCTTCACGATGACGTCTTTGACTTACGAAAAGAGTTTACGTCCTTCTTTTCGCGTACCTTCAGCTCGCAATCGACTCTCGACGAAAACATGCCACGGAAGACTGTGGCCATGGCATCTTGGCAGGTAATTTTAGGAGACGTACGGTTCGCGACGTGGGTTGGTCAGCATGAAATCAGCAAATGGCCTCATGGCCTTGAGCAACGGCAGTATCCCGTGCTTTTTCTCGTATTGGCGTTCTTGCTCGAACAGCGAAATGAGAAGGCAAAACAGAACGTTCAGATTCTCGTCGATGACTACTGGTCCAAACCGGTAGAAATCGGTAAGCAACAGCAGCGAGTTCTGCTGCGTGCCTTCCCCCAACGGCGAAGGCGGATTGCCATTGGGCAGGATCATTAACGGCTCAGGCATCGAAATCGACGAATCGAGAATCCCTTCTGCCAATTGACGCATTCGTTCCAGAGGCCAACGGTACTGAGGCGTCTGAAAGAAAGAATCATGGATATCCCAGGAGAACGGCAGATGCACCATCAGTTCGCGCTGTATCGGAGACACTTGCTCTACCCGCGTGGCCAGCGAAAGCCCCCTGGTAAAGATCGTATTAACCAATAATTTGTTGCTTGGTTCGACATGCCAGAATTCAACGACTTTGTCCTCTCGGAGGATTGCGTAATCATCCAGGGGGCGAGTTCTCTTCGTTTCCAGAAATCCCAATATCCGCTCGGAAAGCTGTTCCCGTCGGTGCAAGTCGATAACTAACAACTCCGGCACAATGGGTAGCTTGGCACCTTGGGAACGTAGGTACTGGGCGATCTCGTCATCATCCAACTGCACCGCATAAGAAAGGGCATTTCGTCGATACCCGACACTAAGATAGTAGGTCTTATGTAGGTCGACGCCTGCCTCGACGAGCAACCTAACACACTCTAGGCTGCTTGCCGCCACCGCGAGAAGTAGCGGATTGGCATCCACCGTATCGAGCTCGGAGAGTGCTTTCTTTTCCAGCAAGAATCGCACGACATCCACATGCCCTCGTGCGGCGGCCGCGCTCAACGCATTTTCTCGCAGGCCGTCAGCCCGCCGTTGATTCTTGTCGAGTCCATTTTCAAAAAAGAACTGAACCAGATCAAGCTTTCCTGCTTCAGCGGCCTGATATAGCCAAGGTTCCAATTCCAAGATCCACGAGTTTTCCGAAGCAATCCCCTCCACCCCGACGAGATCCCCCTGGGAGATCAAATGTTTTAGCTGTTGTTCAAGTTCGTTGGGGAGCATTATTGCCTCTTTAACGTGGCTATTTTGGGAAATACCTGGACAGGGATAATGTCCGTTGGCAAACCTAATTCTAACAGAATGACAGCCCTGATCAGCGGGCGACGGTATTACCTTGATCCGCACTACCTGCGAATATGAATCGACAAATCCCCCAACTCTTATTCCACGCATCAAATGATGGCATTTGTAACCCTGTGCGGCGAGTACAAGGTTATTGATGTCTGCGCGGGTAATCCAACATGGCAACGAACCGATTTGCCACGAATCCTGGGCTTCCGTTGGTCGTCCCTATTGGATTGGTGGCGCAGAGCTCAATAATCTGCCTTTGTTGTATGGCGACGTAAAATGGCTGCCAGCAGAGCACAAGACAATTCATGCATGCAATTCCCTACCACCAACCGCCTGGCGAGCTATGTCCAGCGCGACGACATAAGCAATACGTAACACCGCACG of the Bremerella cremea genome contains:
- a CDS encoding ankyrin repeat domain-containing protein gives rise to the protein MLPNELEQQLKHLISQGDLVGVEGIASENSWILELEPWLYQAAEAGKLDLVQFFFENGLDKNQRRADGLRENALSAAAARGHVDVVRFLLEKKALSELDTVDANPLLLAVAASSLECVRLLVEAGVDLHKTYYLSVGYRRNALSYAVQLDDDEIAQYLRSQGAKLPIVPELLVIDLHRREQLSERILGFLETKRTRPLDDYAILREDKVVEFWHVEPSNKLLVNTIFTRGLSLATRVEQVSPIQRELMVHLPFSWDIHDSFFQTPQYRWPLERMRQLAEGILDSSISMPEPLMILPNGNPPSPLGEGTQQNSLLLLTDFYRFGPVVIDENLNVLFCLLISLFEQERQYEKKHGILPLLKAMRPFADFMLTNPRREPYVS